One Thermodesulfobacteriota bacterium genomic region harbors:
- a CDS encoding tetratricopeptide repeat protein has translation MKKWILLFLLFFSPALVWGFYHSSAIYYFLRAIDKAVKGNYDEAIADLEQAIKFDPSSSQLREELGSFYLRKGDLKRAEFHLKEALRINPRNRNALIILGGLYSSQGNLEGAKKMYEKCAEFFENDTECYIHLGSVMLLQGAFGDAQKIYEKILSYDPENIIALYYLGRIRAELKDYKAAKEYFIRLLEIKPNFEIGLFDLATVYEIEGELAKAKETYQKILTINPLNRAVRARIANIYVREKNYEKAISEFEKLSEIDRKDLSFRVKIGLLYMEMGRYDEAIREFNLFLGSDPNNGTVRLYLSQALREKGLYKNAIEELLKVPLDSEEFPTALRHLTFLYIKANMVDEGIKRLKEFFPRLKNKPDVYLMLSWLYEEKEDYEVGIEILKEAEKLDERNIEVLYGLGMLYERSGRTEEALKYMERILSIDPEHADALNFIGYTFADRNVNLEQAEEMIKKALKKKPNAGYIIDSLGWVYYRQGRLEEALEQLLKAYELLPDDPTVLEHLGDVYMALGNLERAIEYFEKSLRLEKRLEKKRDLEKKLKELKERLERKNQ, from the coding sequence GTGAAAAAATGGATCCTTCTTTTTCTTCTCTTTTTCTCTCCAGCACTAGTTTGGGGTTTTTATCACTCTTCCGCAATATACTATTTCCTTAGGGCAATCGATAAGGCCGTCAAAGGTAATTACGATGAAGCTATAGCGGATCTAGAACAAGCGATAAAGTTTGATCCATCGTCTTCCCAATTAAGGGAGGAACTCGGCAGTTTCTATCTCCGAAAGGGGGACCTAAAAAGGGCCGAATTCCATCTCAAAGAGGCGTTAAGGATCAATCCAAGAAATAGGAATGCTCTTATCATTCTTGGAGGACTTTACTCTTCGCAAGGTAATCTAGAAGGTGCAAAAAAAATGTATGAAAAGTGTGCCGAGTTCTTCGAGAATGATACAGAGTGTTACATCCATTTAGGATCGGTAATGTTACTTCAGGGAGCTTTTGGAGATGCTCAAAAAATTTACGAGAAGATCTTATCTTACGATCCAGAAAATATAATTGCCCTGTACTATCTGGGAAGGATAAGGGCGGAACTAAAGGATTACAAAGCTGCAAAAGAATACTTCATAAGACTACTTGAGATAAAACCGAATTTCGAGATAGGGCTTTTCGATCTGGCAACCGTATACGAGATAGAGGGGGAATTGGCGAAAGCCAAAGAGACGTATCAAAAAATTCTAACGATCAATCCTCTAAACAGGGCTGTGAGGGCAAGAATCGCAAACATATACGTGAGAGAGAAAAACTACGAGAAAGCCATATCTGAGTTCGAGAAACTTTCCGAAATCGACAGGAAAGATCTCTCTTTTAGGGTAAAGATAGGTCTTCTTTACATGGAAATGGGACGTTACGATGAAGCAATCCGTGAATTCAACCTCTTTCTCGGCTCTGACCCTAACAACGGAACTGTAAGGTTGTATCTCAGCCAGGCACTGAGGGAGAAAGGATTATACAAGAACGCGATCGAGGAGTTGTTGAAAGTTCCTCTTGACTCGGAGGAGTTTCCGACAGCTCTAAGGCACTTGACGTTCCTCTACATAAAGGCTAACATGGTCGACGAAGGGATAAAAAGACTCAAAGAATTTTTCCCAAGGCTGAAAAACAAACCGGACGTGTACCTTATGCTTTCCTGGCTCTACGAGGAAAAGGAGGACTACGAGGTTGGTATTGAAATCCTAAAGGAAGCTGAAAAACTGGACGAGCGAAACATTGAGGTTTTGTACGGCCTAGGGATGTTGTACGAGAGATCTGGACGAACAGAAGAAGCACTAAAATACATGGAAAGAATACTTTCGATAGATCCTGAGCACGCGGACGCTTTAAACTTTATTGGCTACACTTTTGCCGACAGAAACGTAAACCTAGAGCAGGCAGAAGAGATGATAAAAAAAGCCTTAAAGAAAAAGCCGAATGCCGGATACATAATAGACAGTCTTGGGTGGGTGTATTATAGACAGGGCCGTCTAGAGGAAGCTCTAGAGCAGTTACTTAAGGCCTACGAACTTTTACCGGATGATCCCACTGTCTTAGAACATCTAGGGGATGTGTATATGGCTCTTGGTAACTTGGAGAGGGCTATCGAGTACTTTGAGAAGTCTCTGAGGCTAGAAAAAAGGTTGGAGAAAAAACGGGACTTGGAAAAGAAGTTAAAAGAACTCAAAGAAAGGCTTGAAAGAAAAAATCAGTAG